One Candidatus Binataceae bacterium genomic window, CCCGCCCTGCATGCATACTTCGGTGGCGCCGCGCGCGACGGCGTCGGCGACCTTGCTGACGATCTTATCGTCGCTGTGATCGTAGGCGTCGGATTCCCAGCGCTGGCGCTTGAAGCCGCAGAACTGGCATCCGACGAAACAGATATTGGTGAAGTTGATGTTGCGATTGACGACGTAGGTGACTTCGTTGCCGACGTCCTCGGCCCGCGCGATATCGGCGCACTTGACAACGGCGCGCAGGTCGTCTCCGGTCGAGGTGTAGAGCATCAAGCCCTCTTCGGGCGTGAGCTCCTCGCGCGCAAGGCTCCGCTCGAGCGCGGCGCGCACCGGGGCCGACGATTTCGCGAGCAGCGCCGTGACGGGCGTCGCCTCGATCTCGTCGACGTAGTTTCTCCAGTACTCCAGATTCATGATTGGCCTCCGACGGTTCGAGCCCATATCGCGCGCACATTGGTCGCGACCGCCGGGTCGAGCCACTCATCATTGATGTACTCGGGATAGATTGCCAGCCGCTCGCGCAATTCGAAACCGACGCGAGCGCATGCTTCGCCGAGGCGCTCGATATGCGGCCACGGCGCTTCGGGATTCACGTAGTCCTTCGACAGCGGCGAGATACCGCCCCAGTCGTTGATACCGGCCTCGAGGAAAAGCTCGATCTGGCGGGGCGAGAGATTTGGCGGCGCCTGCACGTTCATCTTCGCACCGAGCACGAGGCGCGAGGTCGCGAGCGCGCGCGCCATCTCAAAAGCGTCGGGCTCGGGCGCATCGGCCATCGCGATTTCAGGCTTGGCGCGGAAGTTCTGGATGATCACTTCTTGGATATGGCCGTGGCGCTCGTTGAGCTCTCGAATCGCGACGATACTCTGCGCGCGCTCGGCGACAGTCTCGCCGATTCCGAGCAGGATCCCGGTCGTGAACGGGATCTTCAGTGCGCCGGCCTCGTCGATCATCTTGATACGCAGCGCGGGATCCTTGTCGGGCGCCGCCTGATGGACTCCGCCGCTCGCGCGCAGGCGCGGCGACACGCTCTCGAGCATCAGGCCCATGCTGGCGTTGAGCGGCCGCAGCATCTGCATCTCGTCCGGCGTCATCAGGCCGGCGTTGGTGTGAGGCAGCAATCCTTCTTCGAGTGCGATCTCGCAGGCACGGCCGACGTATTCGATCGTCGTGCGCACGCCCAGCGACTTGAGCGTCTCGCGATATTCCTTGAATGCGACCTCGGGCTTGTCGCCCAGGCACATGAGCGCTTCCTTGCATCCGAGCTCGGCGCCACGCCGCGACCATTCGGCGATCTCGTCGGGCATCATCGTCCACGCGCCGGGGTCGCCGGGGTCTTTGCGGAAGGTGCAGTAGGTGCATCGATCGCGGCAGAGATTGGTGATGGGCAGGAAGACCTTGCGCGAGTAGGTGACGACGCGGCCTTTCTCGCGATCGCGCAGCTCACCGGCGGCGGCGAGAACGGCAGGCAAATCGGCGTCGGAGCACTGGATTAGCGCGATGGCATCGGCTTCGGAGAGGCGATCGGCAGCGAGCGCGCGATCGAGAATCGCGCGAATAGCTCGCGACGGCTGTGCGTCGGCAGGGGAAGCGATATGGGCGGACGCCATCGATCGCCTTATAAGCCAACGGATCAGAGGAGGCAACTAAGTTGCAAAATGGAACCGACGCGGGTGCTCGGCGGAATCCGAAAAGCCCTCTCCGTTATTTCACTGGAGAGGAACGCCTTGTGCGCGGAATCGCGCGCAAGGCAGGTGAGCGTGCGGAATCATCGCGATACTGGAGCACTCGCAGTCACTGTTCGTCGGATGTTTCGACAGCTCAGAACCCTCACCTGCGTGACGCGCGAGGGTCGCGCGTCACGCACCCGCTCCCGTGAAATAACGGGCGGGGATTCAGAGAGTCACTGCTCAAGCTGTTCCTGGCGGAACGTCTCGACGCTGAGCTCAAAGAATTATAGCGCGTGCACCCTTCGAGCTCGCCGGCGAGCTTTTATGGATGGGCGGCTCGTCCGACGGCGGATCAATGTCGGGGCGCGGCCGATGCACAGGCGGATCTGGCGGCTCGATTGGATTGTGCGGACTGGCAGGGTTCGCCGGATTCTGGGGCAGCTCAGGTTCCTGCGGATGGTGCCTGTGAGTTTTCTCGTTGGGCATAGTGATTGGGGACCAGCAATCGCCATGCCGCGAGCAATGTCAGAGTTTACCAGTGTTTCTCGCTGCGCGGATGCGATCGGAACTGGGTACTTTTCGCCGCCTCGCATTTCAGTGCTTTCCAGCAGCAATCCAGCGAGGAGATCTAGGCTCGCGGGAAGAAGTCGTCTGAGGTTAATTGCTCGATGCGCCAGGGGCAGTCTTTCGGGAATTTGTCGATCGCTCGACCGGTCTCGTTGGCTGCATAGCGACGGGCGCGGCGATATGCCTCTTTGAGCGATTCGTCGAGCGTGCGCTTGAGGCTCGGCGAGTCGTTCAGGATGTCTTCGATTCCCGCGCGCGCCAGCAGGATTGATTGCCTCCAGCTTCTACCGCGGCGGCCGAGATCCTGCATCTGGTGCCACTTAAGCAGATGCGCGAGCAGGATCGCGAAATGGCTGCGGAGCTTTCGCCGATCTTTCTTGCTCGTGGACTCGAGTTCATCGGCTACGTTCTCCCAATCGAGGAACGCCGGGCGATGACGGCGTAGCGGCGCCGCCTGAGCATCGAGCCATTGGCAAAAGTCGGCGTCGATATCTACATCAGGTCGCAGCGGTGCACCGCTCGCGGATCGCGAGACGGAGGAGCGTCCACTCTGAGCTAATCGACTCATATCAACCAGTCAAACGGTTAAACTGACTTTAGCGCGCTTCCGTCCGTGCCGCCGACTTTCGCGTCAGCCGATGATCTTGTTGAGCGGGTACTCGACGATTCCTACGGCGCCGGCTTCGAGGAGCTTGGGGAATAGTTCGCGGGCGGTGTGCTCGGCGATTATGGTTTCGACGGCGACCCATTCTTTGCCCTTGAGATGGGGCGAGGGGTAGAGCTGGGAGATTGTTGGTGCGGTGAGCGACGGCAGTTGCGCGATCACCTTGTCGAGGTTCTCGCGCGCGACGTTCAGCTTCAGGCCGACGCGGCTTTCGGCGTCGAGGGCGCCGCGCAGCAGGACGCCGATCTGACGAATCTTCGATTGCTTCCATTCGTCGGCCCACGCGGTCGGATTCGCTACCAGCACTGGCGTCGAGGTCAGCAGCTCTTCGACGATTCTCAGGCCGTTGGCGCGCAGCGAGGAGCCGGTCTCTGTCACTTCGATAGCGGCGTCAACCATCCCTTCGGCTACCTTCGCCTCGGTAGCGCCCCAGGAGAACTCGACATCGACGTTGATCTTGCGCTCGGCGAAAACGCGGCGCGTGAAGGCGACCATCTCGGTCGAGACGCGCTTGCCCTCGAGATCTTCGAGCCGCGTCACAGGCGAGTTGTTCGGCACGCACAGGACCCACCTGGTTGGTTGCAGCGAGACCTTCGAATAGATGAAGCTCTGCACCTCGACGAGTTTAACGTCGTTTTCGACGATCCAGTCGCTGCCTGTTATACCGGCGTCCAGGTCGCCGTCGGCGATATAGCGCGGCATCTCCTGGGGCCGCAGGATGCGGCAGCTCAGGCTCGGATCATCGACGCTCGGGATGTAGGAGCGGGAGCCGACGTTGATGCGCCATCCTGACTTGCGCATGAGGTCGAGCGTCTGCTGCTCGAGGCTGCCCTTGGGGATGCCGAATTTCAGGACCTGTCCGTTTTCACTTGCCGCCATCAGAGTCTCTCCGCCTTGCTACGATTAATTCGCGATCACTCGGCCGCTTTCTTGGCCGGATGATGCCCGTAGCCGGGGCCGTACTTGGCGGGATCGACCAGGCGCTCATCGACGATCTTCCAGTCGTCGTCGCTGAGCTTGCGAAAGAAATCTGACAGGTAGCCGACGTGGCATGCGGCGCCGTCGCCGTTCTGATCGACGATTAGAAGGACCGTATCCTCGTCGCAATCGATGCGGATTTCGCGCACGGTCTGGAAATTTCCGGATTCCTCGCCCTTGCGCCAGAGCCGGTTACGCGAGCGCGAGAAGTAGCAGGCACGGCCCGTGCGTACCGTTTCCTCGAAGGCCTCGCGGTTCATGTAGGCGAGCATCAGCACGCGGTGGCTCGCGTAATCCTGCGTTATCACCGGGATTACGCCGCCGCTTTTCGTCCAATCGATTGCCGATGCCGCCTGATTTGCCATGACTTCTGTAAATCCGCCCTGAATATCCGTGCGAATCAAGGAGTATCAGCCAAAGGTTGGAGCGATTCAATGCTCCTGTCGACTGCACGGCGTTAAGACTTGCCACCTCGCGATCATTCCAAAGTCGTACAATAAGCTGTAGTATGCGGCTCGCTATGACCCAAGGCTTGGGGACTAATGGGGAAGTGTCTGCTGCGGCGGATCTCGACCCTCTGCCGTCCAAGATAAAAAATCCTGTGACCAAAATCGCGCGCCGCGCCGTCGCCGTGTGCACCGCGATTGCGATCATCTTTACATTGTCGGCCTGCCGCCTCGGACGCGATTCCGTTCTTCGCGATCGCAACGTCGAGCCCTTCAACTACGATATCGCCCTCGGCGCCCATCAGTTCCATATCGAAGGATACCTGACGCGCAGTGCTGACCCGGGACGGCTGCCGACGCTGCTCGTGCTCAACGGCAGCGGGGAGCGGATGGACCAGTGCGTCGGGATGAGCGAGCGCGTGTCGACGATGGGTATCCACGTCGCATGCGTAAATATCCCGGGTTACGGCAAGTCGTCGGGGCCGGGTCGCTTTGCGGGGCCGCAATCGGTCGAGGCCGCGCGGCGGGCGTTCGATATGCTCTCCAAGCGTGACGACGTCGATCCGAATCGCATTGGCGTATGGGGCCTTGGCAACGGTGCCGTCGCCGCGGGTCTCCTGATGGATTCGGACACGCGGCCGCGCGCGATGATCCTGCAATCAGGCGCGTATGACATGGTCCAGTTCTGGCCCGAGGCGCCGCTGCGCACCAAGCTTTCGATCCTGCGCGAGGTATGGCCGAGCAAAAAGGCGCTGCGCCGCCGTGACGTTATCGAGAACATGCCGGAGCGGATGGACGTGAGCGTGCTGATCATGCACGGCCAGAGCGATCGCCGGATTCCGGTGAAGCAGGCCGCGCGCCTGGCCGACGCGCTCCGCGCTCGCGGCGCCAAGGTCTGGACGTATTACTACCCGACCGCGTCCGACGATCTCGGCAAGCGGGTCGAGCCCGAGTTGCGCAACTTCCTGCGCGAAAACCTGCTCGAGCAGGGCGCATCGACCGAAGCCGCCTCCTGATTGTTTAATTTCTCTCTGCGAACGATCGCCTTTTATAGCCTCTCCCCCGATTGCTACCATGGCGGCAATCCGCAACGGGAGAGGCTCTTCAAAATCCCCAAGAGTTCAGAGCTTCGTACTGCTGAAGCGGGATTCAGCGCAGCTCTTTGAGCGCCTCGACTACTTGATCGGTATGCCCGTTCACCTTGACCTTCGGAAATGCCTTGCGGACGACGCCCGACTTGTCGATTACGAACGTGGTGCGCTCGATGCCCATGAACTGCCGCCCATAGAGCGACTTCATCTTGTAAACGCCGTAGGCCTTGGCGACCGTCAGATCGGTATCCGCCAGCAGCGGGAAGTTCAGCGCATATTTGTCGGTGAACTTCTGATGCGAGGCCTCGGAGTCGCCGCTGATGCCGACGACCTCCGCGCCGAGCTTGCGAATCGCGCCAATATTATCGCGGAAGCTGCACGCCTCAGTCGTGCATCCGGGCGTCATGTCCTTGGGATAGAAATAGAGGACGACATTTCCCTTGGCGATGAGGTCCGAGAGCTTGACGCGATTGCCCTGGCGATCGGCGAGCATGAATGAAGGCGCCTTGCGTCCTTCGAGGCTCGAGGCACCCGCTACGGTTGCCTTCTTCGCCTTCGAGGTGTCCGCCGCAGTCTTCTTGATCGCGAGGGGTTTCGTCAGGGGCTTTGCTTGCTTGCTGGTCTTTTTCGAGGTTGGCATCTGAGTCCTCATATTCGCGTCGTTGGTTCCTGGCAATCGAAAGCGGGCGCTCGCGGCGAAAAAACCGATCGTTCAAGAGATTTTTCGGACCCTAGTTGACGAACTATCCGGTTGGCTCTAGACTTGCGCCGAACCTCAGTTCGTTGCGCCTTCATGGCAGTATATACCGAGCTCAGCAAACCGTTTCTCAAGGAGCTGGCAGATGACTACGGCTTAGGCCGCGTCGGCTCCGCAAGCGGAATCACCGAAGGCTCGGTCAACTCCAACTATTTGCTCGAAACCGCCAAGGGCAAATTCCTGCTCCGCATCGACGAGGTCAAGAGCGAGAACGAGCTGAAGCGCGAAATCGATCTGCTGTCGTTCCTGCGCAAGCATAGCTTTCCCTGCCCGCATCCGATGCAGGATCGGATGGGGCGCTTCTATCGCAATTACAACAACAAGTGCGTCTCGCTCTTCAAATACCAGGAAGGGCGGTTGATCGTTGCCGAAAAGCTCAAGCCCACTCAGCTCGAGACCATCGGCCACGCGCTCGGCGATCTGCACGTCATCGGCAAGGCGTATAAGAAGGGTATCGACAACCGCTTCAGCTTCGAGCGAATCGCGGATCTCTATCTGACCGTCCGCACCAAGCTGCCGAATTATTTTCGCAAGATCTGCCGCACGCTCGACGACGAAATCGAGTACCTGACGCGCTACCTCGAGGGCAAACTGCCAAAGGGCGTGATTCACGGCGATATTTTCGCCGACAATCTGCTGTTTCGCGGCGAGAAATTGACGGCGGTCCTCGACTTCGAGGCGGCCTGCCGCGGCAAGTTCATCTTCGATATCGCGACTGCGGTCAACGCGCTGTGCTT contains:
- a CDS encoding homoserine kinase; amino-acid sequence: MAVYTELSKPFLKELADDYGLGRVGSASGITEGSVNSNYLLETAKGKFLLRIDEVKSENELKREIDLLSFLRKHSFPCPHPMQDRMGRFYRNYNNKCVSLFKYQEGRLIVAEKLKPTQLETIGHALGDLHVIGKAYKKGIDNRFSFERIADLYLTVRTKLPNYFRKICRTLDDEIEYLTRYLEGKLPKGVIHGDIFADNLLFRGEKLTAVLDFEAACRGKFIFDIATAVNALCFVNGEYSLDRFRFLLTGYESVRTLSLAEWDAFPNELRFSSLRFTITRLHDFFLQQGGENVQRANKDFREFFDRLRVLRREREGGMEPLLMAMATGYDYRKYQKVKASERRQA
- the cofG gene encoding 7,8-didemethyl-8-hydroxy-5-deazariboflavin synthase CofG, whose translation is MASAHIASPADAQPSRAIRAILDRALAADRLSEADAIALIQCSDADLPAVLAAAGELRDREKGRVVTYSRKVFLPITNLCRDRCTYCTFRKDPGDPGAWTMMPDEIAEWSRRGAELGCKEALMCLGDKPEVAFKEYRETLKSLGVRTTIEYVGRACEIALEEGLLPHTNAGLMTPDEMQMLRPLNASMGLMLESVSPRLRASGGVHQAAPDKDPALRIKMIDEAGALKIPFTTGILLGIGETVAERAQSIVAIRELNERHGHIQEVIIQNFRAKPEIAMADAPEPDAFEMARALATSRLVLGAKMNVQAPPNLSPRQIELFLEAGINDWGGISPLSKDYVNPEAPWPHIERLGEACARVGFELRERLAIYPEYINDEWLDPAVATNVRAIWARTVGGQS
- a CDS encoding prolyl oligopeptidase family serine peptidase, whose protein sequence is MTKIARRAVAVCTAIAIIFTLSACRLGRDSVLRDRNVEPFNYDIALGAHQFHIEGYLTRSADPGRLPTLLVLNGSGERMDQCVGMSERVSTMGIHVACVNIPGYGKSSGPGRFAGPQSVEAARRAFDMLSKRDDVDPNRIGVWGLGNGAVAAGLLMDSDTRPRAMILQSGAYDMVQFWPEAPLRTKLSILREVWPSKKALRRRDVIENMPERMDVSVLIMHGQSDRRIPVKQAARLADALRARGAKVWTYYYPTASDDLGKRVEPELRNFLRENLLEQGASTEAAS
- the hisG gene encoding ATP phosphoribosyltransferase, producing the protein MAASENGQVLKFGIPKGSLEQQTLDLMRKSGWRINVGSRSYIPSVDDPSLSCRILRPQEMPRYIADGDLDAGITGSDWIVENDVKLVEVQSFIYSKVSLQPTRWVLCVPNNSPVTRLEDLEGKRVSTEMVAFTRRVFAERKINVDVEFSWGATEAKVAEGMVDAAIEVTETGSSLRANGLRIVEELLTSTPVLVANPTAWADEWKQSKIRQIGVLLRGALDAESRVGLKLNVARENLDKVIAQLPSLTAPTISQLYPSPHLKGKEWVAVETIIAEHTARELFPKLLEAGAVGIVEYPLNKIIG
- a CDS encoding DUF29 domain-containing protein; the protein is MSRLAQSGRSSVSRSASGAPLRPDVDIDADFCQWLDAQAAPLRRHRPAFLDWENVADELESTSKKDRRKLRSHFAILLAHLLKWHQMQDLGRRGRSWRQSILLARAGIEDILNDSPSLKRTLDESLKEAYRRARRYAANETGRAIDKFPKDCPWRIEQLTSDDFFPRA
- the hisI gene encoding phosphoribosyl-AMP cyclohydrolase encodes the protein MANQAASAIDWTKSGGVIPVITQDYASHRVLMLAYMNREAFEETVRTGRACYFSRSRNRLWRKGEESGNFQTVREIRIDCDEDTVLLIVDQNGDGAACHVGYLSDFFRKLSDDDWKIVDERLVDPAKYGPGYGHHPAKKAAE
- the bcp gene encoding thioredoxin-dependent thiol peroxidase, coding for MPTSKKTSKQAKPLTKPLAIKKTAADTSKAKKATVAGASSLEGRKAPSFMLADRQGNRVKLSDLIAKGNVVLYFYPKDMTPGCTTEACSFRDNIGAIRKLGAEVVGISGDSEASHQKFTDKYALNFPLLADTDLTVAKAYGVYKMKSLYGRQFMGIERTTFVIDKSGVVRKAFPKVKVNGHTDQVVEALKELR